In the genome of Salmo trutta chromosome 18, fSalTru1.1, whole genome shotgun sequence, one region contains:
- the LOC115152929 gene encoding transmembrane protein 130-like, producing MDMISSYYVYLGNIKRMNNLLAPADKASTIGWTSEDSPFLNFLVLKYTTPFSSSVSGQAQMYRNIIGLVVMSFPLILRPQVLGLATDGLSNLQNIAGKLSFIQREGNVTYLRDKELATEVPTETKFELFDPRNTLRTARFTYTWDFGNGEVLKGSEPSVHYNYSSSGNYTLRLRVGAQVNKTSTPLTGVYTMDITVLDAIRNIELSPLSFQVSRNNSLVVHVDGSPPMWVCWRFLQNCVSATPTGCHLTMLYENTMILNHTFTALGVHCLDISARNDISKLQTSYNIFVRRDPSINLLFTLTCTGIILAILAFITVIACHTKNGHNNKPQMSKSSNATYSSMNMELQPQQDIPDISSDIYVSSSKKEEVQPLLQHGTRSVANSYRS from the exons ATGGACATGATTTCAAGCTATTATGTATATCTGGGAAACATAAAGCGCATGAACAATTTGCTGGCACCGGCTGACAAGGCATCTACTATCGGTTGGACATCTGAAGACTCCCCATTTCTCAATTTCTTAGTCCTGAAGTATACTACACCATTTTCCTCTTCTGTGAGCGGACAAGCGCAAATGTATCG AAATATAATTGGGTTGGTCGTCATGTCATTTCCACTGATTCTGAGACCTCAAGTTTTGGGACTCGCGACAGACGGTTTGAGCAATCTAC AAAATATTGCAGGGAAGCTCAGCTTCATTCAGAGGGAAGGAAATGTGACTTATCTGCGGGACAAGGAGCTGGCAACGGAAGTTCCAACCGAGACAAAGTTCGAACTGTTCGACCCAAGGAACACTTTACGCACCGCCAGATTCACCTATACCTGGGACTTCGGCAACGG AGAGGTGCTGAAGGGATCAGAGCCGTCTGTGCACTATAACTACTCATCCTCTGGAAACTACACTCTGCGGCTGAGAGTTGGGGCCCAAGTGAACAAAACATCTACTCCACTAACTGGGGTATACACCATGGACATTACAGTTTTGG ACGCCATCAGAAATATTGAGTTGAGCCCTTTGAGTTTCCAGGTTTCCAGAAACAACAGTCTGGTTGTTCATGTGGATGGAAG tcctccCATGTGGGTCTGTTGGAGGTTCCTGCAGAACTGTGTATCAGCAACCCCTACAGGCTGTCACCTGACCATGCTGTATGAGAACACCATGATACTGAACCACACCTTCACAGCTTTAGGAGTCCACTGTCTGGACATCAGCGCCCGCAACGACATCAGCAAACTGCAGACCTCCTACAACATCTTTGTGAGGAGAGATC CCTCCATTAACCTGCTCTTCACCCTGACATGTActgggattatcttggcaataCTCGCCTTCATCACTGTTATAGCCTGTCACACTAAGAATGGACACAACAACAAACCACAG ATGTCTAAGTCCAGTAACGCCACTTACTCCAGCATGAACATGGAACTGCAGCCACAACAGGACATCCCTGATATCAGTAGTGATATCTATGTGTCCAGTTCAAAGAAAGAAGAGGTCCAACCCCTTCTACAGCACGGGACCAGATCTGTCGCCAACTCCTACCGCAGCTAG
- the LOC115152930 gene encoding transmembrane protein 130: MNRKIIALVVMSLPLILSPQVFGLATDGLSNLQNIAGKLSFIQREGNVTYLRDKELATEVPTEAKFELFDPRNTLRTARFNYTWDFGNGEVLKGSEPSVHYNYSSSGNYTLRLRVGAQVNTTSTPLTGVYTMDVTVLDAIRNIELKSPLIFQVSRNNSLAVHVDGSPPMWVCWRFLQNCVSATPTGCHLTMLYENTMILNHTFTALGVHCLDISARNDISKLQTSYNIFVRRDPSINLLFIMMCAWIVLAILAFISVIACRHKKGSNNKPQMSKSSNATYSSMNMELQPQQDIPDISSDIYVSSSKKEEVQPLLQHGTRSVANSYRS, encoded by the exons ATGAATCG AAAAATAATTGCGTTGGTCGTCATGTCACTTCCACTGATTCTGAGCCCCCAGGTTTTTGGGCTCGCGACAGACGGTTTGAGCAATCTAC AAAATATTGCAGGGAAGCTCAGCTTCATTCAGAGGGAAGGAAATGTGACTTATTTGCGGGACAAGGAGCTGGCAACGGAAGTTCCAACCGAGGCAAAGTTCGAACTGTTCGACCCAAGGAACACTTTACGCACTGCCAGATTCAACTATACCTGGGACTTCGGCAACGG AGAGGTGCTGAAGGGATCAGAGCCGTCTGTGCACTATAACTACTCATCCTCTGGAAACTACACTCTGCGGCTGAGAGTTGGGGCCCAAGTGAACACAACCTCTACTCCACTAACTGGGGTATACACCATGGACGTTACAGTTTTGG ACGCCATCAGAAATATTGAGTTGAAGAGCCCTCTGATTTTCCAGGTTTCCAGAAACAACAGTCTGGCTGTTCATGTGGATGGAAG tcctccCATGTGGGTCTGTTGGAGGTTCCTACAGAACTGTGTATCAGCAACCCCTACAGGCTGTCACCTGACCATGCTGTATGAGAACACCATGATACTGAACCACACCTTCACAGCTTTAGGAGTCCACTGTCTGGACATCAGCGCCCGCAACGACATCAGCAAACTGCAGACCTCCTACAACATCTTTGTGAGGAGAGATC CCTCTATTAACCTGCTCTTCATCATGATGTGTGCTTGGATCGTCTTGGCAATCCTCGCCTTCATCAGTGTTATAGCCTGTCGCCATAAGAAAGGAAGCAACAACAAACCACAG ATGTCTAAGTCCAGTAACGCCACTTACTCCAGCATGAACATGGAACTGCAGCCACAACAGGACATCCCTGATATCAGTAGTGATATCTATGTGTCCAGTTCAAAGAAAGAAGAGGTCCAACCCCTTCTACAGCACGGGACCAGATCTGTCGCCAACTCCTACCGCAGCTAG